A genomic segment from Flavobacterium inviolabile encodes:
- a CDS encoding helix-turn-helix transcriptional regulator has product MNRFDRITAILIQLQSRKVVKAQDLADRFDISLRTVYRDIRTLEEAGVPLYGEAGVGYSIVDGYRLPPVMFTQEEAMAFITAEKLMEKLSDSAVQNNFQSAMYKIKSVLRGSEKELVEGLERHIHVREKKKNNTAPGNSLDVLLKAISEKRIVKMTYRAFGNEENTERLMEPIGIYYENEYWYTVGYCHYRNAYRHFRADRMVDIFLTEEIFRMEHASLQKYQEQKKQDLNFRRERVIIKVDKNIAMYLQERKHYYGFVSEVIKGNEIEMTFLTDSLYEGFARWYIMFADYAEIIEPASLNERIIELAEKILQKK; this is encoded by the coding sequence ATGAACCGTTTTGACCGTATTACCGCGATTTTAATCCAGCTGCAATCCAGGAAAGTTGTAAAGGCTCAGGATCTTGCCGATAGATTTGATATTAGCTTAAGAACGGTGTACAGGGATATCCGGACACTGGAAGAAGCCGGAGTACCGTTATACGGGGAAGCCGGTGTGGGCTATTCCATTGTGGACGGTTACCGCTTGCCTCCGGTCATGTTCACGCAGGAGGAAGCAATGGCTTTTATAACGGCAGAGAAACTAATGGAAAAACTTTCCGATTCGGCAGTTCAGAACAATTTTCAGTCGGCGATGTATAAAATCAAATCCGTTTTAAGAGGAAGTGAAAAGGAACTGGTTGAAGGTTTGGAGCGTCACATTCATGTTCGGGAAAAGAAAAAGAATAATACGGCACCCGGCAACAGTCTGGATGTGCTGCTGAAAGCCATATCGGAAAAGCGGATCGTAAAAATGACGTACCGGGCTTTCGGAAACGAAGAAAATACGGAAAGGCTGATGGAACCCATCGGAATTTATTATGAAAATGAATACTGGTATACGGTGGGATATTGCCATTACCGGAATGCCTACCGCCATTTCAGAGCCGACAGAATGGTGGATATTTTCCTGACGGAAGAAATATTCCGTATGGAACACGCTTCGCTTCAAAAATACCAGGAACAGAAAAAACAGGATCTCAATTTCAGAAGGGAGCGGGTAATTATAAAAGTCGATAAAAACATTGCCATGTACCTGCAGGAACGAAAACACTATTACGGTTTTGTTAGTGAGGTTATAAAAGGAAATGAAATAGAGATGACTTTTTTAACCGATTCGCTGTATGAAGGCTTTGCCCGCTGGTATATTATGTTTGCCGATTATGCCGAAATCATAGAGCCGGCATCGCTGAATGAACGGATTATAGAGCTTGCCGAAAAAATTCTTCAAAAAAAATAA
- a CDS encoding porin family protein translates to MKKVLFAAIAVFGLVFNAGAQSKGDVEFGANIGANYAYIGGKDGTSDARFNWNAGIAADYYFSDRWSVKAKLIYDRKGWNDGYLLFGNDAFDPVHATVIYNTHFNLDYLTIPVTANWHFGKKRNWYLHFGPYVGFLVNAKDTRFKNDVKDFFKTTDFGANVGIGVKIPVTDKLKIFVEYDEQVGLTEIYETNKFSKVTNSRGALNVGINVILK, encoded by the coding sequence ATGAAAAAAGTATTATTTGCAGCAATTGCTGTTTTCGGTCTTGTTTTTAATGCAGGCGCTCAGAGCAAAGGAGATGTTGAATTTGGCGCAAATATCGGCGCGAATTATGCCTATATCGGAGGGAAAGACGGTACTTCGGATGCCCGTTTTAACTGGAATGCCGGTATAGCTGCAGATTACTACTTTTCGGATAGATGGAGTGTTAAAGCCAAATTGATCTATGACAGAAAAGGATGGAATGACGGTTATCTGCTGTTTGGGAATGATGCCTTCGATCCGGTTCATGCAACGGTAATATACAATACCCACTTTAATCTGGACTATTTGACCATTCCGGTAACGGCAAACTGGCATTTTGGAAAGAAAAGAAACTGGTATCTGCATTTTGGACCTTATGTTGGTTTTTTAGTTAACGCAAAAGACACAAGGTTTAAAAACGATGTAAAAGATTTCTTTAAAACAACCGACTTTGGTGCGAATGTCGGTATAGGGGTTAAGATCCCGGTTACCGATAAGCTGAAAATATTTGTTGAATATGATGAGCAGGTCGGTTTGACTGAAATCTATGAAACGAATAAATTCTCTAAAGTAACGAACTCAAGAGGAGCGCTGAATGTGGGTATAAACGTGATTTTAAAATAA
- a CDS encoding alkaline phosphatase PhoX, whose amino-acid sequence MKINKSILSLAVLTAMLSCNSDDETTNDTGSNTSPIELKNYSITPALIKNMPGFPSLQTFALFSSEDTFINTPGYVFGGSADGSGLFKNSDGTFTFLVNNEDNFAVSKITFDNHFKPVAGEYVLNSNGAGNRLCSASLATPEIHGFGPLFLTAGESGAESQIIGITPFDTKANNSTPRPLAALGRWSSENAVPLPKTAYSGQTVILIGDDDSGTYGGQFVMYKSTTGDLNNGKVYVMKRTDENMVERNMTEGNSYAVQFVEVPNAKTNTGDQNNILSQTLKAIPFGRVEDIDYRKEAGKEREVYFNVTGQDNSGANADYSRSKYGRVYKLVLDQNNPLAGQLTLVLDGDNRQGKAKKFQNVDNICVTKNFVYLQEDSNGYGDETHDAYIYQYNIATGELKEVFELDHKRNDPTNKYLSASSALGSWEYGALIDVSDVIGIPDTFMLSIQTHSWKKDAFKGVDGGTVRPNENQGSQVILIKGLPR is encoded by the coding sequence ATGAAAATTAACAAAAGTATCCTGAGCCTTGCCGTGCTTACAGCCATGCTGTCGTGCAACTCAGACGATGAAACAACAAACGATACGGGCAGCAACACTTCCCCTATTGAGTTAAAGAATTATTCCATTACTCCGGCGCTTATTAAAAACATGCCGGGCTTCCCTTCCTTACAGACATTTGCTCTTTTTTCAAGTGAAGATACGTTTATCAACACTCCCGGTTATGTTTTCGGAGGTTCTGCAGACGGTTCCGGTTTATTTAAAAACAGCGACGGTACCTTTACATTCCTGGTAAATAACGAAGATAACTTTGCCGTTTCCAAAATCACGTTCGACAATCATTTCAAACCGGTAGCCGGAGAGTATGTATTGAATTCCAACGGTGCCGGAAACAGATTGTGTTCTGCTTCACTGGCAACTCCTGAAATCCACGGATTCGGACCTTTATTCTTAACAGCCGGAGAAAGCGGCGCCGAATCGCAAATCATCGGGATCACTCCTTTTGACACTAAAGCGAACAACAGCACACCAAGACCTTTAGCTGCTTTGGGAAGATGGAGTTCCGAAAATGCCGTTCCGTTACCTAAAACTGCCTATTCCGGGCAAACCGTTATTTTAATCGGGGATGACGATTCCGGAACTTACGGCGGTCAGTTCGTGATGTATAAAAGTACTACCGGAGATCTAAACAACGGAAAAGTATATGTTATGAAAAGAACGGATGAGAATATGGTGGAAAGAAACATGACCGAAGGCAACTCTTATGCCGTACAGTTTGTTGAAGTTCCGAATGCCAAAACAAATACCGGCGACCAGAACAACATCCTTTCCCAAACACTGAAAGCCATTCCTTTCGGACGTGTGGAAGATATTGATTACAGAAAAGAAGCCGGAAAAGAGCGTGAAGTATATTTCAACGTTACCGGACAGGATAATTCCGGTGCAAATGCCGATTATTCAAGATCTAAATACGGTCGTGTTTACAAATTGGTTTTAGACCAGAACAACCCGTTAGCAGGTCAGTTGACTTTGGTTTTAGACGGTGACAACAGACAGGGAAAAGCCAAAAAATTCCAGAATGTGGATAACATCTGCGTTACTAAAAACTTTGTGTACCTACAGGAGGATTCAAACGGTTATGGCGATGAGACCCACGATGCCTACATTTATCAGTACAACATTGCTACCGGTGAGTTAAAAGAAGTATTCGAACTGGATCACAAACGCAACGACCCGACGAACAAATACCTTAGTGCCAGCTCGGCTTTGGGTTCATGGGAATACGGTGCTTTAATTGATGTTTCCGATGTTATCGGGATTCCGGACACTTTTATGCTAAGCATCCAGACACACAGCTGGAAAAAAGATGCTTTTAAAGGTGTAGACGGCGGAACGGTTCGTCCGAATGAAAATCAGGGCAGTCAGGTAATCTTAATTAAAGGCCTACCAAGATAA
- a CDS encoding EamA family transporter, whose amino-acid sequence MKTTKYYLAAFVAFLIWGFFSLGLKPIHHYPSLDILFYRVFLGVILMTVVNVVFRGNVVKQNWSDFKNMLPNHKRQILFLTFGGSILLMANWFFFIFVMNHVSVKAASFAYMVCPILTTVFAYFILKEKLSKWQWAAVGISVFSCVLLSYNHFMDIFFSLIVAATYALYLVSQRKNSEIDKFLLLNIQLLVAGSIMLPFYPKYSGVLPTEGLFYICLLIIVVLFTIIPLFLNLYALKGVSSATVGIMIYINPIINFLLAIFYFKEQVSLLQLTAYFLILVSIVVFNEKLLFKRNKKHLEI is encoded by the coding sequence ATGAAAACAACAAAATACTACCTGGCTGCTTTTGTAGCCTTTTTGATCTGGGGATTCTTCAGTTTAGGATTAAAACCCATTCATCATTACCCGTCGCTTGATATATTATTTTACCGTGTTTTCCTCGGAGTAATTTTAATGACGGTCGTTAATGTGGTGTTTCGCGGTAATGTTGTAAAGCAGAATTGGTCGGACTTTAAAAATATGCTGCCCAACCACAAGCGGCAGATATTGTTTCTGACGTTCGGCGGATCGATATTGCTAATGGCGAACTGGTTCTTTTTTATTTTTGTGATGAACCACGTTAGTGTAAAGGCGGCCTCGTTTGCCTATATGGTATGCCCGATCCTAACCACCGTTTTTGCCTATTTTATACTGAAAGAAAAGTTGAGTAAGTGGCAGTGGGCGGCGGTAGGAATCAGTGTTTTCAGCTGCGTGTTGTTGTCCTATAATCATTTTATGGATATCTTTTTCAGCCTGATCGTGGCGGCTACTTATGCCCTGTATCTGGTGAGCCAGCGAAAAAACAGCGAAATAGACAAATTCCTGTTGCTGAACATTCAGCTGCTGGTAGCGGGAAGCATCATGCTGCCGTTTTACCCGAAATACAGCGGCGTACTGCCAACGGAAGGCTTGTTTTACATTTGCCTGCTCATTATTGTAGTGCTGTTTACCATTATACCATTGTTCTTAAATTTGTATGCGCTCAAAGGAGTAAGTTCCGCAACGGTAGGAATCATGATCTATATCAACCCGATCATCAATTTCCTGCTCGCGATTTTCTATTTTAAAGAACAGGTGAGTCTTTTACAGCTGACCGCCTATTTTTTAATTTTGGTTTCCATTGTGGTTTTTAATGAAAAACTGCTTTTTAAGCGCAATAAAAAACATTTAGAGATTTAG
- the rocD gene encoding ornithine--oxo-acid transaminase — protein sequence MSVIEKMSSAEAIALEDKHGAHNYHPLPVVLNRGEGVFVWDVEGKKYYDFLSAYSAVNQGHCHPKIISAMTEQAQTLALTSRAFYNDKLGAYEKFVTGYFGFDKVLPMNTGAEAVETALKLTRKWAYEKKGIAENEAQIIVCENNFHGRTTTIISFSNDENARKNFGPYTEGFIKIAYDDITALENALKSTKNVAGFLVEPIQGEAGVYVPSEGYLAKAKALCEAHNVLFIADEVQTGIARTGKLLAVEHENVKPDVLILGKALSGGAYPVSAVLANDAIMNVIKPGQHGSTFGGNPIAAAVAIAALTVVEEEQLAENAAVLGDLFRAKMNDYIATSSICTLVRGKGLLNAIVINDTEESDTAWNICLALRDNGLLAKPTHGNIIRFAPPLVMNEEQLLDCVRIITDTLKQFEK from the coding sequence ATGTCAGTTATAGAAAAAATGAGTTCAGCCGAAGCGATTGCTTTGGAAGATAAACACGGAGCGCACAACTACCACCCGCTTCCGGTAGTGTTAAACAGAGGAGAAGGTGTTTTTGTGTGGGATGTTGAAGGTAAAAAATATTACGATTTTTTATCGGCATATTCTGCGGTTAATCAGGGACACTGCCATCCTAAAATTATCAGTGCCATGACAGAGCAGGCGCAAACGCTGGCGTTAACGTCAAGAGCATTTTATAATGATAAGTTAGGAGCTTACGAGAAATTTGTAACCGGTTATTTCGGTTTCGACAAAGTACTTCCTATGAATACCGGGGCTGAAGCTGTGGAAACGGCTTTGAAGCTAACGAGAAAATGGGCTTATGAGAAAAAAGGAATCGCCGAAAATGAAGCGCAGATAATTGTTTGCGAGAACAATTTTCACGGAAGAACCACTACGATTATCTCTTTTTCGAATGATGAGAACGCCAGAAAGAATTTCGGGCCGTATACGGAAGGATTTATTAAAATTGCTTACGATGACATCACTGCGCTGGAAAACGCTTTAAAATCGACTAAAAACGTTGCTGGCTTCCTTGTAGAACCTATTCAGGGGGAGGCAGGAGTATATGTACCGTCCGAAGGTTACCTTGCAAAAGCAAAAGCATTGTGTGAAGCGCATAATGTATTGTTTATTGCCGATGAGGTTCAGACCGGAATTGCCCGTACAGGTAAACTGCTGGCTGTTGAACATGAAAATGTAAAACCGGATGTGCTGATTTTAGGAAAAGCCCTTTCCGGAGGTGCCTATCCGGTATCGGCAGTATTGGCAAATGATGCGATCATGAATGTGATCAAACCGGGACAGCACGGATCTACTTTTGGTGGAAACCCGATTGCAGCCGCTGTCGCTATTGCTGCTTTAACGGTAGTGGAAGAAGAACAGCTTGCCGAAAATGCAGCGGTACTTGGAGACCTGTTCCGCGCTAAAATGAATGACTATATTGCCACAAGCAGCATCTGTACTTTAGTAAGAGGAAAAGGGCTGTTGAACGCTATTGTAATTAACGATACGGAAGAAAGTGATACCGCCTGGAACATCTGTTTGGCATTACGCGATAACGGATTATTGGCTAAGCCAACGCATGGAAATATCATTCGCTTTGCACCGCCTTTGGTCATGAATGAAGAGCAGCTGCTGGACTGTGTCCGAATCATTACAGACACTTTAAAACAGTTTGAAAAATAA
- a CDS encoding cysteine desulfurase family protein, with product MKKVYLDNAATTAVRPEVVQEMIKVLAEDYGNPSSTHSFGRSAKVLLETARKSIAKQLNANAQEIIFTSCGTEADNWIIRSAVRDLGVTRIITSKIEHHAVLYAVAAVQKEYAVAVDYVSILPNGEIDYTHLSDLLAQDKKTLVSLMHVNNEIGTVLDLERTGRICKQYGAYFHSDTVQSVGKTTFDLQTLPVDFIVGSAHKFHGPKGAGFAFIRKNTGIQPLFFGGEQEKGLRAGTEAVHQIAGMAKALELSYANLEAEQQHITDLKNYLIAALKEAFPETGINGSEKGFYNIVNVLLPFSDDKTAMILFNLDMKGIAVSRGSACQSGSIKPSHVLAEILSDEAIKKPSLRISLGHDNTKEDIDLFVEALKAV from the coding sequence ATGAAAAAAGTTTATCTGGATAATGCGGCTACTACGGCGGTCAGACCGGAAGTGGTTCAGGAAATGATAAAAGTTTTAGCGGAAGATTACGGGAATCCGTCCTCGACACATAGTTTTGGACGTAGTGCCAAAGTATTGCTGGAAACAGCCCGGAAGTCCATTGCAAAACAGCTAAATGCCAATGCGCAGGAAATTATCTTTACGTCCTGCGGAACGGAAGCCGATAACTGGATTATCCGCTCGGCAGTAAGGGATTTGGGAGTAACACGGATTATCACCTCTAAAATAGAACACCATGCAGTTTTGTATGCCGTGGCGGCTGTTCAAAAAGAATATGCTGTTGCGGTGGATTATGTCAGTATTTTGCCGAATGGTGAGATCGATTATACCCATCTGAGCGATTTACTCGCGCAGGATAAAAAAACGTTGGTTAGCCTGATGCATGTAAATAACGAAATAGGAACGGTACTTGACCTGGAGCGGACAGGACGCATCTGCAAACAATACGGAGCCTATTTTCATTCCGATACCGTACAGTCGGTAGGGAAAACAACGTTCGATCTGCAAACGCTGCCGGTTGATTTTATTGTTGGCAGCGCTCATAAATTCCACGGACCAAAAGGAGCCGGTTTTGCTTTTATCCGGAAAAATACCGGAATTCAGCCTTTGTTTTTTGGCGGGGAACAGGAAAAAGGACTGCGTGCCGGAACGGAAGCTGTTCATCAGATTGCCGGAATGGCAAAAGCCCTGGAGCTTTCGTATGCAAACCTTGAAGCGGAACAACAGCATATCACTGACTTGAAAAACTATCTGATAGCGGCGTTAAAGGAAGCCTTTCCGGAAACCGGAATAAACGGAAGCGAAAAAGGATTTTATAATATTGTGAATGTGCTGCTGCCGTTTTCGGACGATAAAACAGCGATGATACTGTTTAATCTCGATATGAAAGGAATTGCTGTTTCCAGAGGAAGTGCATGCCAATCCGGAAGTATCAAACCTTCTCATGTACTGGCGGAGATTCTTTCTGATGAAGCCATTAAAAAACCGAGCCTTCGCATTTCCTTAGGTCATGACAATACTAAAGAAGATATCGACCTGTTTGTGGAAGCCTTAAAAGCTGTCTGA
- a CDS encoding MFS transporter, whose protein sequence is MEVSPTKTNYPALYTLITVFFFWGFIAAGNSIFIPFCKNYFSLDQFQSQLIDFAFYTAYYLGALLLFIFGASKGKDIVGNWGYKKSIVYGLLFSALGAGAMIIAVQCNVYLGMLVGLFIVALGFSLQQTAANPFAISLGNPKTGASRVNLGGGINSFGTTIGPIVVGLALFGTTASITDDQIKHLELDKVIVLYICVGLLFLAAAALFYFSKKVPAGISDEPMEKANKAIRTLVVMTVLLAVMFIPVFNSYKSDDALKIESLEKEIKNVKSNISIDDNAALAESVIKNIETEAHELKSALEKTRMYWLSGALVVIVGGLLLAKRNAKKSSEGWGAMQYPQLVLGMLAIFTYVGVEVAIGSNLGELLKLPEFGKHQSSEIAPYISMYWGSLMIGRWAGAISVFNLSRNKKNLALIVVPLLAFSIIIGVNTLAEKDMSPLYYYVVCVFVQIAAFFLSKDKPARTLMIFGCIGLVAMLTGLLTEGTIAIYAFLAGGLACSIMWPAIFSLSIMGLGKYTAQGSAFLIMMILGGGIIPPIQGKLADIIGIHNSYIIPVICFAYLTFFAIIVKSILAKQKIDVDSIEIEGAH, encoded by the coding sequence ATGGAAGTATCACCAACTAAGACCAATTATCCGGCTCTTTATACCCTTATTACGGTATTTTTTTTCTGGGGTTTTATAGCGGCTGGAAACAGCATTTTTATTCCCTTTTGTAAAAATTATTTTTCATTAGATCAGTTCCAGTCCCAGCTAATTGATTTTGCCTTTTATACGGCGTATTACCTGGGCGCTTTGCTCTTATTTATTTTTGGTGCTTCAAAAGGAAAGGATATCGTTGGGAACTGGGGTTATAAAAAGAGTATTGTCTACGGATTATTGTTCTCTGCTTTGGGAGCGGGAGCCATGATAATAGCGGTACAGTGTAATGTCTATCTGGGAATGCTGGTGGGCTTGTTTATCGTTGCGCTGGGCTTTTCATTGCAGCAAACGGCAGCCAACCCTTTTGCCATTTCACTGGGCAACCCGAAAACAGGGGCAAGCAGGGTGAACTTAGGTGGAGGAATTAACTCCTTTGGAACAACTATCGGTCCCATAGTCGTAGGACTGGCTTTATTTGGTACTACAGCGTCAATTACAGACGATCAGATCAAGCATCTGGAACTGGACAAGGTAATCGTGCTTTACATCTGTGTAGGGCTTTTATTTTTAGCGGCTGCGGCATTGTTCTATTTTTCCAAAAAGGTTCCGGCCGGTATATCTGACGAACCGATGGAAAAAGCCAACAAAGCGATCCGTACACTGGTTGTCATGACGGTACTTCTGGCGGTGATGTTTATCCCGGTTTTCAATAGCTACAAAAGTGATGATGCTTTGAAAATTGAATCGTTGGAAAAAGAAATTAAAAACGTAAAATCAAATATTTCGATTGATGACAATGCTGCTCTGGCAGAAAGTGTTATTAAAAACATAGAAACGGAAGCCCATGAATTAAAATCGGCTTTGGAGAAAACCAGAATGTACTGGCTTTCCGGAGCACTGGTTGTGATTGTAGGCGGATTGCTGCTGGCCAAAAGAAATGCCAAAAAAAGCAGTGAAGGCTGGGGCGCGATGCAGTACCCGCAGCTGGTTTTAGGAATGCTGGCCATCTTTACCTATGTGGGTGTCGAAGTGGCTATCGGGAGTAACCTGGGAGAATTGTTAAAACTGCCGGAATTCGGGAAACACCAGTCTTCCGAAATTGCCCCTTATATTTCCATGTATTGGGGAAGCCTGATGATTGGCCGCTGGGCAGGCGCCATCAGCGTTTTTAACCTGAGTAGAAATAAAAAGAATCTGGCGCTCATTGTTGTGCCGTTGCTTGCATTCTCCATTATCATCGGCGTGAATACGCTGGCAGAAAAAGATATGTCGCCGTTGTATTATTATGTGGTTTGCGTATTCGTACAGATTGCCGCTTTCTTTTTGAGTAAAGACAAACCGGCAAGAACCTTAATGATTTTCGGCTGTATCGGATTAGTAGCGATGCTAACCGGATTGCTTACGGAAGGTACGATCGCCATTTATGCTTTCCTGGCAGGAGGATTGGCCTGCAGTATCATGTGGCCGGCCATTTTCAGCCTTTCCATTATGGGATTAGGGAAATATACCGCACAGGGTTCAGCCTTTTTAATCATGATGATTTTAGGAGGCGGAATCATTCCGCCGATCCAGGGAAAACTGGCCGATATTATCGGGATTCACAATTCCTATATTATCCCGGTAATCTGCTTTGCCTACCTGACATTCTTCGCCATCATTGTAAAATCCATTTTGGCGAAACAAAAGATCGACGTGGATTCCATAGAAATTGAAGGTGCCCATTAA
- a CDS encoding Smr/MutS family protein — translation MFNIGDQVAVLDDNINGVVVGFQKEQIIVETTDGFTMTYFVNELVKINNSSKLEVFNSGQTLDAVLKEKELPKKRSFVKEKRSKKDDFVLEIDLHIEKLVPSKRGMSNYDILTLQTETAKRQIEFAMRNRIPRIVFIHGVGEGILKAELDFLLGRYDNIVFQDADYQKYGLGATEVYFKQNANR, via the coding sequence ATGTTTAACATAGGGGACCAGGTTGCCGTGCTCGACGACAACATAAACGGAGTAGTTGTAGGATTCCAAAAAGAGCAGATTATAGTGGAAACTACCGACGGATTCACGATGACATATTTTGTCAACGAATTGGTTAAAATAAATAATTCCAGTAAATTAGAGGTGTTTAATTCAGGTCAGACTTTAGATGCCGTTTTGAAGGAGAAAGAGCTGCCTAAAAAGCGTTCTTTTGTTAAGGAAAAGCGTTCTAAGAAGGATGATTTTGTACTGGAAATCGATTTGCATATCGAAAAACTGGTGCCGTCTAAAAGAGGAATGTCGAACTATGATATTCTGACATTACAGACGGAAACGGCAAAAAGACAAATTGAATTTGCGATGCGAAACAGGATACCGCGGATCGTTTTTATTCATGGTGTAGGCGAAGGGATCCTGAAAGCAGAACTGGATTTTCTTTTGGGACGATACGACAATATCGTGTTTCAGGATGCCGATTATCAGAAGTACGGATTAGGCGCAACGGAAGTTTATTTCAAGCAAAACGCAAACCGCTAA
- a CDS encoding DinB family protein, giving the protein MKLITLLQDEMAQEAATTRKMLSCVPTEKLDWQPHPKSMKMKVLAAHIAELPAWVNMVLNTNELDFANNPYESQDVKNTEELLAFFEKSLKEGEQSLVATDEEEFWEEWTLRNGEQIYSTSSKYEVIRMSYSQIVHHRAQLGVYLRLLNIPIPGSYGPSADEVMM; this is encoded by the coding sequence ATGAAACTAATCACGTTATTACAAGACGAAATGGCGCAGGAAGCGGCAACAACCAGAAAAATGTTATCCTGTGTGCCAACAGAAAAACTGGACTGGCAGCCACATCCGAAAAGTATGAAAATGAAAGTACTGGCTGCCCATATAGCCGAACTTCCGGCATGGGTAAACATGGTGCTGAACACCAACGAACTTGATTTTGCGAACAATCCGTATGAATCCCAGGATGTTAAAAATACGGAAGAGCTACTGGCGTTTTTTGAAAAATCCTTAAAAGAAGGAGAGCAGTCGCTGGTGGCAACAGATGAAGAAGAATTCTGGGAAGAATGGACCCTGCGAAACGGTGAACAGATTTACAGTACTTCTTCCAAATATGAAGTAATCCGGATGAGCTACAGCCAGATTGTACACCATCGTGCCCAGCTGGGAGTTTACCTTCGCCTGCTGAATATTCCTATTCCGGGAAGTTACGGACCAAGTGCCGATGAGGTGATGATGTAA